A part of Dethiosulfovibrio salsuginis genomic DNA contains:
- a CDS encoding sugar ABC transporter substrate-binding protein, translated as MKKLSVIAASLVACAVMAGSAIAQGSSGEGMKVWFDSGGPVGGPYNTIVANGAKQAATDLGCELTLVYSDWSPEKMIENFKNGLAMNPDGMVIYGSPGDDAYEPLVREAIDRGIVVTAIDTELPRLQPMFQSKGFGYIGPDGWRQGEDLAKEILRRGDFKEGDRAFVWGLKRLENRGRRARAIIKTLEDAGLKVDYLEISPEVDKDTALGTPIITGYLSSNPDCKLMIMDHGALTSQVGNYLRAAGVKPGEIFAAGFSLSPATASAIEEGYLTLVSEHQPYLLGYLSVLQVVQTKKYGFGGLVVDTGGGFVSAENVDKIAPLAAKGIR; from the coding sequence ATGAAGAAACTGTCGGTTATAGCGGCAAGCCTGGTAGCCTGTGCGGTCATGGCCGGATCCGCCATAGCCCAGGGATCCAGCGGAGAGGGCATGAAGGTCTGGTTCGACAGCGGCGGCCCGGTAGGAGGCCCCTACAACACCATAGTGGCCAACGGAGCCAAACAGGCCGCCACCGATTTAGGCTGCGAGCTGACCTTGGTCTACTCCGACTGGAGCCCCGAGAAAATGATAGAGAACTTCAAAAACGGCCTTGCGATGAACCCCGACGGCATGGTCATCTACGGCTCCCCCGGCGATGACGCCTACGAGCCCCTCGTCAGGGAGGCTATCGACAGAGGTATAGTGGTCACAGCCATAGACACCGAGCTGCCCAGGCTTCAGCCCATGTTTCAGTCCAAGGGGTTCGGCTACATCGGTCCCGACGGCTGGAGGCAGGGGGAGGACCTGGCAAAGGAGATCCTTCGTAGAGGGGATTTCAAAGAGGGAGACAGAGCCTTCGTATGGGGACTGAAGAGGCTGGAAAACCGTGGCAGAAGGGCGAGGGCCATCATAAAGACCTTGGAGGACGCAGGGCTCAAGGTGGACTATCTGGAGATCTCGCCTGAGGTTGACAAGGACACAGCCCTCGGGACCCCTATCATCACCGGCTACCTCTCCAGCAACCCCGACTGTAAGCTCATGATAATGGACCACGGGGCGCTCACGTCCCAGGTCGGCAACTATCTCAGGGCAGCAGGGGTCAAACCGGGAGAGATCTTCGCCGCGGGCTTCAGCCTCTCTCCTGCCACCGCATCGGCCATAGAGGAAGGCTACCTCACATTGGTGTCGGAGCATCAGCCCTACCTTCTGGGATACCTGTCGGTGCTTCAGGTGGTCCAGACCAAGAAATACGGCTTCGGCGGCCTGGTGGTTGACACCGGCGGCGGCTTCGTATCGGCGGAGAACGTGGACAAAATAGCCCCTCTGGCAGCTAAGGGGATAAGATAG
- a CDS encoding ATP-binding cassette domain-containing protein, producing MVEMKGIGKSFGSVEALRQVDFRLNPGEVVALLGDNGAGKSTLIKILSGFHSADRGSMMVKGREIDFKAYDVTVARSLGVETVYQERSLGERQPLWRNVFIGRHRLNRWGLIDVKREKMETMELLSSVLGLRGAGLSPDASVETLSGGERQGLAIGRAMHFGADIIVLDEPTTALALSEVGKVLSFIGSIREDGRSCIVISHDLGHVYKVADRFVLMDRGSTVGDYRKGDITPEELMARMIGLNGEVKP from the coding sequence ATGGTGGAGATGAAGGGCATCGGCAAGTCCTTTGGTTCGGTGGAGGCCCTTAGACAGGTGGACTTTCGGCTCAACCCAGGGGAGGTCGTCGCCCTCTTAGGGGACAACGGAGCGGGAAAATCGACGCTCATAAAGATACTTTCGGGGTTTCACAGCGCCGATCGGGGCTCTATGATGGTAAAGGGCAGGGAGATAGACTTTAAAGCCTACGACGTTACCGTCGCAAGATCCCTGGGGGTGGAGACCGTCTATCAGGAGAGATCTCTAGGGGAGAGACAGCCCCTTTGGAGAAACGTCTTCATAGGCAGACACAGGCTGAACCGCTGGGGGCTCATAGACGTGAAGAGGGAGAAGATGGAGACCATGGAGCTCCTCTCGTCGGTGCTGGGCCTCAGAGGGGCCGGACTCAGCCCGGACGCCAGCGTCGAGACCCTATCTGGCGGCGAGAGACAGGGACTGGCCATAGGCAGGGCAATGCACTTCGGGGCGGACATAATAGTCCTGGACGAGCCCACCACAGCCCTTGCCCTGAGCGAGGTGGGTAAGGTCCTGTCGTTTATAGGATCCATCAGGGAGGACGGGCGGTCATGCATCGTCATCAGCCACGATCTTGGGCACGTCTACAAGGTGGCCGACAGGTTCGTCCTCATGGACAGGGGATCGACGGTGGGGGACTACAGAAAAGGGGACATAACCCCGGAGGAGCTGATGGCGAGGATGATAGGCCTTAACGGCGAGGTGAAACCATGA